A portion of the Geobacter sp. genome contains these proteins:
- a CDS encoding rubrerythrin family protein: MSLKGTQTEKNLMAAFAGESQARNRYTYFAAKARNEGYVQIAEIFEETANQEKEHAKRFFKFLEGGEAEVVASFPAGTIGSTSDNLLAAAGGEYHEHSVLYPGFAATARAEGFPVIAAAFDAISVAERQHEKRYRDLQANIQNNQVFHREQEVVWRCRNCGYLHTGNDAPDSCPACVHPRAHFELLAENW; the protein is encoded by the coding sequence ATGAGCCTGAAAGGGACCCAGACCGAAAAGAACCTGATGGCTGCCTTTGCCGGCGAAAGCCAGGCACGCAACCGCTACACCTATTTCGCCGCCAAGGCGCGTAATGAAGGGTATGTGCAGATCGCCGAGATCTTCGAGGAGACCGCCAACCAGGAGAAGGAGCATGCCAAGCGCTTCTTCAAGTTCCTGGAAGGGGGGGAGGCGGAGGTCGTCGCCAGCTTCCCGGCCGGCACGATCGGCTCGACCAGCGACAACCTGCTGGCCGCCGCCGGAGGGGAATACCACGAGCACAGCGTCCTCTACCCCGGCTTTGCCGCCACGGCGCGTGCCGAGGGCTTCCCGGTGATTGCCGCTGCCTTTGACGCGATCTCCGTGGCAGAGCGGCAGCACGAAAAACGGTATCGCGACCTGCAGGCAAACATCCAGAACAACCAGGTTTTCCACCGCGAGCAGGAAGTGGTCTGGCGCTGCCGCAACTGCGGCTACCTGCACACCGGCAACGACGCCCCCGACTCCTGCCCTGCCTGCGTCCACCCCAGGGCACACTTCGAGCTGCTCGCCGAGAACTGGTAG
- a CDS encoding TetR family transcriptional regulator gives MKEKNRSGLMAAATQLFAERGLNGVSTRDLAAAAQVSLKDIAACGDKEGLYAAVLKEQFSCYEYIEAIRQMELDPLGKVREYIGWVIKRHRSNPNLIKFYSSELSNPTPYYRAIVQPAVSRAIIFLMETINEGVLLKQFRKGLNPVDTVLAIVGMINYYFLSTVATQEVVNQSPERDDMLLQHYMDLLTKGILA, from the coding sequence ATGAAAGAGAAGAACAGAAGCGGGCTGATGGCAGCTGCTACCCAGCTGTTCGCCGAACGGGGCCTGAACGGCGTAAGCACCAGGGACTTGGCAGCGGCTGCCCAGGTCAGCCTGAAGGATATTGCCGCGTGCGGAGATAAGGAGGGGCTCTACGCAGCGGTGCTGAAGGAGCAGTTTTCCTGCTACGAATACATCGAAGCCATCCGGCAGATGGAGCTGGACCCCCTGGGCAAGGTCAGGGAGTACATCGGCTGGGTCATCAAGCGACACCGGAGCAACCCGAATCTCATCAAGTTCTACAGCAGCGAACTCTCCAATCCGACCCCCTACTATCGCGCCATCGTCCAGCCCGCCGTCAGCAGGGCCATCATCTTCCTGATGGAAACCATCAACGAAGGGGTGCTGCTGAAACAGTTCCGAAAGGGGTTGAACCCGGTGGACACGGTCCTCGCCATCGTCGGCATGATCAACTACTACTTCCTCAGCACGGTCGCCACCCAGGAGGTGGTCAACCAGTCCCCGGAACGCGACGACATGCTGTTGCAGCACTACATGGATCTCCTCACCAAAGGGATACTGGCCTGA
- the hflX gene encoding GTPase HflX codes for MGLKPSQVNALERLYRRRVPEGELVNLELARLLQELSREVRRQIGILVNRFGELAYVIVGTDRGIMIPELADYPLGRRMLRGLRLIHTHLKYEPLTDDDLTDLAMLRLDLVAALLDSEPPQVQLAWLVPSAAGAHPYHLEPPVPLSRFQFDFPAFIASREAELTKAAPAAAEVGKGGERGILISVTQAGHEEAADSLEELQELSRTAGVQVLDTVVQRPRSLNPRTLMGEGKLRDVVIRALQLGATMLVFDQELSPAQVRSISQMTELKVIDRSQLILDIFARRATSLDGKVQVELAQLKYLLPRLTGRGVQMSRLMGGIGGRGPGETKLEIDRRRIRDRIAKLERVLEELSAGRYQRRQKRVRAGVPIVSIVGYTNAGKSTLLNALTRSTVFTENLLFATLDTSTRRLRFPREREVIITDTVGFIRSLPASLMGAFKATLEELQDADLLLHVVDCSSPRCAEQVEQVDRILEELGLADKPRLVVFNKNDLLAGLKRKNPLAFMKVRQLTRRLGAITLSACDATTLEPLLIELERRFWPGKGSP; via the coding sequence ATTGGACTCAAACCGAGCCAGGTCAATGCGTTGGAGCGGCTCTACCGGCGGCGTGTGCCCGAGGGGGAACTGGTCAACCTTGAGCTGGCCCGGCTGCTCCAGGAGCTTTCCCGCGAGGTCCGTCGGCAGATCGGCATCCTGGTCAACCGTTTCGGCGAGCTGGCCTACGTGATCGTCGGCACCGACCGCGGGATCATGATCCCCGAACTTGCCGACTACCCCCTGGGCAGGCGGATGCTGCGCGGACTCCGCCTGATCCACACCCACCTGAAATACGAACCCCTTACCGACGACGATCTCACCGACCTGGCCATGCTCCGGCTCGACCTGGTGGCGGCGCTTTTGGACAGCGAACCGCCGCAGGTCCAGCTCGCCTGGCTGGTGCCGTCTGCAGCCGGTGCCCATCCCTATCACCTGGAGCCACCGGTTCCACTCTCCCGGTTCCAGTTCGATTTCCCCGCATTCATTGCCAGCCGCGAGGCGGAGCTGACCAAGGCGGCACCGGCTGCTGCCGAGGTGGGGAAGGGGGGGGAGCGGGGGATACTGATCTCGGTCACCCAGGCCGGCCATGAAGAGGCGGCCGACTCACTGGAGGAGCTGCAGGAGCTCTCCCGTACCGCCGGGGTACAGGTGCTCGACACGGTGGTGCAAAGGCCCCGCAGCCTCAACCCGCGGACGCTGATGGGGGAGGGGAAGCTGCGTGACGTGGTGATACGGGCACTGCAGCTCGGGGCGACCATGCTGGTTTTCGACCAGGAGCTCTCCCCGGCCCAGGTCCGCTCCATCTCCCAGATGACCGAGCTGAAGGTCATCGACCGGAGCCAGCTGATCCTCGACATCTTTGCCCGGCGCGCCACCAGCCTGGACGGCAAGGTACAGGTGGAGCTGGCCCAGCTCAAGTACCTCTTGCCGCGGCTTACCGGTCGCGGGGTGCAAATGTCCCGCCTCATGGGGGGGATCGGCGGCCGCGGTCCGGGTGAAACCAAGCTGGAGATCGACCGCCGCCGGATTCGCGACCGGATCGCCAAGCTGGAGCGGGTACTGGAAGAGCTTTCCGCCGGACGCTACCAGCGCCGCCAGAAACGGGTGCGGGCCGGGGTTCCCATCGTCTCCATCGTCGGTTACACCAATGCCGGCAAATCGACCCTGCTCAATGCCCTGACCAGGAGCACTGTCTTTACCGAGAATCTCCTCTTCGCCACCCTGGATACCTCCACCCGCCGTCTCCGCTTCCCCCGGGAGCGGGAGGTGATCATCACCGATACGGTCGGTTTCATCCGCTCCCTGCCTGCATCGCTCATGGGGGCCTTCAAGGCGACCTTGGAGGAGTTGCAGGACGCCGACCTGCTCCTGCACGTGGTCGACTGCTCCAGCCCCCGCTGCGCCGAGCAGGTGGAGCAGGTGGACCGGATTCTCGAAGAGCTGGGCCTGGCTGACAAGCCGCGTCTGGTGGTCTTCAACAAGAACGACCTGTTGGCCGGGCTGAAGCGGAAGAACCCACTGGCCTTCATGAAAGTCCGCCAGCTTACCCGGCGCTTGGGCGCCATCACCCTCTCCGCTTGCGACGCCACCACCTTGGAACCGCTTCTCATTGAGCTGGAGCGACGGTTCTGGCCCGGTAAGGGCTCTCCTTAA
- a CDS encoding response regulator, which yields MALNRILVADDEESMRWVLSKALKKKGFTVDLAADGEQALRMIQASTYDLAILDIKMPGISGLDLLDRVRESKQDLLVVIMTAEASMKNAVEAMKRGAYDYLTKPFDLDVIDAIVEKVNRAREMTSQVSLLKEELKDRYQLEKTIIGNSSAMREVYKTIGKVAPSDVTVMVQGESGTGKELIARAIHFNSRRLGKPFIALNCAAIPKELLESELFGFEKGAFTGAAERKLGKFEQANGGTIFLDEIGDMPLDLQAKILRVLQEREVTRTGGSQNIVVDVRVIAATNQDLEEMVRRRAFREDLFYRLNVVPITLVPLRERREDIPALVDYFLAKTCSELEIPVRQCDPAALRLLSSHAWPGNVRELENTIKRAVILSSDQLLTTEDFPGLRTQQRPATDATTGEELSLEGIVEMKLRTSFANMDKMQSGDIYTMVLAQVERPLIRFVLEKTRGNQVRGADILGINRNTLRKKIQELGIELKKD from the coding sequence ATGGCACTGAACAGGATTCTCGTCGCCGACGACGAGGAGAGCATGCGCTGGGTCCTCTCCAAGGCCCTGAAAAAGAAGGGGTTCACCGTGGACCTGGCCGCCGACGGCGAACAGGCGCTCCGGATGATCCAGGCAAGCACCTATGATCTGGCCATCCTCGACATCAAGATGCCCGGTATCTCGGGACTCGACCTCTTGGACCGGGTCAGGGAGTCGAAGCAGGACCTCCTGGTGGTGATCATGACCGCCGAGGCGAGCATGAAGAACGCCGTGGAGGCCATGAAGCGCGGTGCCTACGACTACCTCACCAAGCCGTTCGACCTGGACGTGATCGACGCCATCGTGGAAAAGGTCAACCGGGCCCGGGAGATGACCTCTCAGGTCTCGCTGCTCAAGGAGGAGCTGAAAGACCGCTACCAGCTGGAAAAGACTATCATCGGCAACTCCTCGGCCATGCGCGAGGTCTACAAGACCATCGGCAAGGTGGCCCCGTCGGACGTGACCGTGATGGTCCAGGGAGAGTCGGGCACCGGCAAGGAGCTGATCGCCAGAGCGATCCACTTCAACTCCCGGCGACTGGGCAAGCCGTTCATCGCCCTCAACTGCGCCGCCATCCCCAAGGAGCTCCTGGAATCGGAGCTGTTCGGCTTCGAGAAAGGGGCCTTCACCGGCGCGGCCGAACGGAAACTGGGGAAATTCGAGCAGGCCAATGGCGGCACCATCTTCCTCGACGAGATCGGCGACATGCCGCTGGACCTGCAGGCCAAGATCCTGCGGGTGCTGCAGGAACGTGAAGTCACCCGCACCGGAGGCAGCCAGAACATCGTCGTGGATGTGCGAGTCATCGCCGCCACCAACCAGGACCTGGAGGAGATGGTCCGGCGCCGCGCCTTCCGCGAAGACCTCTTCTACCGGCTGAACGTGGTGCCGATCACCCTGGTTCCGCTCAGGGAACGACGCGAAGATATCCCGGCCCTGGTGGACTACTTCCTGGCCAAGACCTGCAGTGAGCTGGAGATTCCCGTGCGCCAGTGCGACCCGGCCGCGCTCCGACTGCTGAGCTCCCATGCCTGGCCGGGGAACGTGCGCGAGCTGGAAAACACCATCAAGCGTGCGGTCATCCTCTCATCGGACCAGCTTTTGACCACCGAGGACTTCCCCGGTCTGCGCACCCAGCAGCGCCCGGCCACCGATGCGACCACCGGCGAGGAGCTTTCCCTGGAGGGGATCGTGGAGATGAAGCTGCGGACCTCCTTTGCCAACATGGACAAGATGCAGAGCGGCGATATCTACACCATGGTACTAGCCCAGGTGGAGCGCCCCCTGATCCGCTTCGTCCTGGAAAAGACCCGCGGTAACCAGGTCCGCGGCGCCGACATCCTCGGCATCAACCGGAACACCCTGCGCAAGAAGATCCAGGAGCTGGGGATCGAACTGAAAAAGGACTGA
- a CDS encoding isochorismatase family protein, translated as MGIKEQFFLDRNDAVLVVIDVQEKLCRAMDEKVLERLTTNIGILQEAARELGMPQVATEQYVKGLGETLCLLKDRLAEPAIEKMTFSCCGETPFPDRLKALGRKQVIITGMETHVCVLQTVLELLDAGFVVHLVRDAVMSRRKDNWFVGLETARAAGAVITSTEAALFQLLKVAGTEEFKKLSKLVR; from the coding sequence ATGGGCATCAAGGAGCAGTTCTTTCTCGACAGAAACGATGCAGTGCTGGTAGTGATCGACGTGCAGGAAAAGCTCTGCCGCGCCATGGACGAAAAGGTGCTGGAGCGCCTCACCACCAACATCGGCATCCTGCAGGAAGCGGCCCGCGAGCTGGGCATGCCGCAGGTCGCCACGGAGCAGTATGTCAAGGGGCTGGGCGAGACCCTCTGCCTCCTCAAGGACAGGCTCGCCGAGCCGGCCATCGAGAAGATGACCTTCAGCTGCTGCGGCGAGACCCCCTTCCCCGACCGCCTGAAGGCGCTGGGGCGGAAACAGGTGATCATCACCGGCATGGAGACCCATGTCTGCGTGCTGCAGACGGTGCTGGAACTCCTCGATGCCGGCTTTGTCGTCCACCTGGTCCGTGACGCCGTCATGAGCCGGCGCAAGGACAACTGGTTCGTCGGCCTGGAAACCGCCCGTGCTGCCGGCGCCGTCATCACCTCCACCGAAGCCGCGCTCTTCCAGCTGCTGAAGGTGGCGGGCACCGAAGAATTCAAGAAATTGTCCAAACTGGTCCGCTGA
- the dusB gene encoding tRNA dihydrouridine synthase DusB, with protein MQRQLTIGPLQLANNLILAPMAGITNGPMRLLARHYGASLCFTEMVSVNGLAHDGRKSLALMASGPTDRPLGVQLFGDDPTLLAQAARTAGDYGDLVDINMGCPVRKVVNSGAGSALLRDTGKIATIVRAVRRATDLPFTVKIRSGWQAGDRTFLEVARIAEAEGCDAITLHPRSRCQMFDGTADWSQIAELKQQVRIPVLGSGDLFTPRAVTAMLAESGCDGAMIARGAMGNPWIFREALQIMAGEEPSLPSTEERLQVALQHLEAFIALAGERVAVREMRKHLCWYAKGLPGASRFRDLVNRIEDRKQLIAEVCNFFMRKGTWAD; from the coding sequence ATGCAGAGACAACTTACCATCGGCCCCCTGCAGTTGGCCAACAATCTGATACTTGCGCCGATGGCCGGAATTACCAACGGTCCGATGCGGCTTCTCGCCCGGCACTACGGGGCATCGCTCTGCTTCACGGAAATGGTGAGCGTCAACGGCCTGGCCCATGACGGCAGAAAATCCCTGGCGCTGATGGCAAGCGGGCCGACGGACCGGCCGCTGGGAGTCCAGCTGTTCGGCGACGATCCGACCCTTCTGGCGCAGGCGGCCCGGACTGCCGGCGATTACGGCGACCTGGTGGACATCAACATGGGTTGCCCGGTGCGCAAGGTCGTGAACAGCGGTGCCGGCAGCGCGCTCCTCAGGGATACCGGGAAGATCGCCACCATCGTCCGGGCGGTACGACGGGCAACCGACCTGCCGTTCACCGTCAAGATCCGATCGGGCTGGCAGGCAGGCGACCGCACCTTCCTCGAGGTGGCGCGGATTGCCGAGGCAGAGGGATGCGACGCCATCACCCTGCACCCCCGGAGCCGCTGCCAGATGTTCGACGGCACGGCAGACTGGAGCCAGATCGCCGAGCTGAAGCAGCAGGTGCGTATCCCGGTACTGGGGAGCGGCGATCTCTTCACTCCCCGGGCGGTGACGGCCATGCTGGCAGAAAGCGGCTGCGACGGCGCCATGATCGCCCGCGGCGCCATGGGCAACCCCTGGATATTCCGCGAGGCGCTGCAGATCATGGCAGGAGAGGAACCGTCCCTGCCATCCACCGAGGAACGGCTCCAGGTGGCGCTTCAGCACCTGGAGGCCTTCATCGCCCTGGCCGGCGAGCGGGTGGCGGTGCGGGAGATGCGCAAGCACCTCTGCTGGTACGCCAAGGGGCTTCCCGGCGCCAGCAGGTTCCGCGACCTGGTCAACCGGATCGAGGACCGGAAGCAGCTGATTGCCGAGGTCTGCAATTTCTTCATGCGGAAGGGAACATGGGCGGACTGA
- a CDS encoding PAS domain S-box protein: MTDQIQEFYANVIDSVGDGVIVMDASGAVTLMNPAAEQLTGISRRMAQGMAFTAIFKGEVLLLEMVAKTAETGMTISDHENLVLSRTGHPIPVSATTSPLLLENGERTGTILTLRDLTSIRELEEAVRTADRLAALGTLAAGLAHEIKNPLGGIKGAAQLLEKELPLGSELLDYTGVMIKEVQRVNRIVEELLALTTPRRLQLTKVNLHQVIGDIVMLQKSGIGERTITFQQQFDPSIPPILADEEQLTQLFLNLIKNAVEAVGEHGMIRVSSRVLAEYTMTKKGEQRLRMVAVEVIDDGQGMSREQVEQLFTPFFTTKSRGTGLGLALCHKIVTEHRGMIKVNSVKGKGTTFTVMLPLIQ; this comes from the coding sequence CTGACCGATCAGATTCAGGAATTCTACGCCAACGTCATCGACAGCGTCGGCGACGGCGTCATCGTCATGGACGCCAGCGGCGCAGTGACACTGATGAACCCGGCAGCCGAGCAACTCACCGGCATCTCCCGGCGCATGGCCCAGGGGATGGCCTTCACCGCCATTTTCAAGGGGGAGGTTCTCCTGCTGGAGATGGTGGCAAAGACGGCCGAGACAGGCATGACCATCTCCGATCACGAGAACCTGGTCCTCTCCCGGACCGGCCATCCGATCCCGGTCAGCGCCACCACCTCGCCGCTGCTCCTGGAAAACGGCGAACGGACCGGCACGATCCTGACCCTGCGCGATCTGACCAGCATCAGGGAGCTTGAGGAGGCGGTCAGAACCGCGGACCGGCTTGCAGCACTGGGGACCCTGGCGGCAGGGCTCGCCCACGAGATCAAGAACCCGCTGGGGGGGATCAAGGGGGCGGCGCAACTCCTGGAAAAAGAACTCCCTCTTGGTAGTGAACTCCTGGACTACACCGGGGTCATGATCAAGGAGGTACAACGGGTCAACCGGATCGTCGAGGAACTCCTGGCGCTGACCACCCCCCGCAGGCTGCAGCTCACCAAGGTGAACCTGCACCAGGTGATCGGCGACATCGTCATGCTGCAGAAGAGCGGCATCGGGGAGCGGACCATCACCTTCCAGCAGCAGTTCGACCCGAGCATCCCGCCGATCCTGGCCGACGAGGAACAGTTGACCCAGCTCTTCCTCAACCTGATCAAGAACGCCGTGGAGGCGGTGGGGGAACATGGCATGATCCGGGTCTCAAGCCGGGTGCTGGCCGAATACACCATGACCAAGAAGGGGGAGCAGCGGCTCCGGATGGTTGCCGTGGAAGTGATCGACGACGGCCAGGGGATGTCCAGGGAGCAGGTCGAACAGCTCTTCACCCCCTTCTTCACCACCAAGTCGCGCGGCACCGGCCTGGGTCTGGCGCTCTGCCACAAGATCGTCACCGAGCACCGCGGCATGATCAAGGTCAACTCCGTCAAGGGAAAAGGGACGACCTTCACCGTCATGCTGCCCCTGATACAATAG
- a CDS encoding HD domain-containing protein, protein MTDIDTILQRTEQIARLGSVDEVVNGLSRLLKKTVKSRWVAVYLLDREHRDFLPARISGLPKRYVNLFREVPLKSEQIPLVKNLLRKRQHLLITETASSELLTPEFRGMLQHLTLLAVPMVARNQVIGAVFIARSSHYPPFSAEEIAIIREMVSHASLSASHIRLFDESLDMAVEMARRVDVILTLDEINKAISSSLSPTTIIETAMEHIERIIQCELVAMLEEQQGSLVVMTVRGRDIIIPSALQSGKKVRGHCLACTAFQHGESCYLPSLAAEPNLSPIDRSLAAAGIHSALAIPLVAKGITRGVLLLGDTTPGQFMREDAFTIEKIAAQMAVALENARHYQQMRTLFISTVTSLANAIDAKSPWTKGHSERVMQVSATIARELGLSEEDVEKVRLGGLLHDIGKIGIIEALLEKPELLSEDEFPPMRLHPEKGVAILAPIEQLHDVLPGIQSHHERIDGTGYPQGLRGTAIPLTARIIAVADSFDAMVSQRPYKGALSPHQALKELEKGAGTQFDARVVACFCGYMRRKLPPEQGEKPARKTAEKKRPKP, encoded by the coding sequence ATGACTGACATCGATACGATCCTGCAGCGCACCGAACAGATAGCCAGACTGGGAAGTGTGGACGAGGTGGTGAACGGCCTCTCCCGGCTCCTCAAGAAAACCGTGAAGAGCCGCTGGGTTGCCGTCTACCTGCTCGACCGGGAACACCGCGACTTCCTGCCGGCCCGGATCAGCGGTCTTCCCAAACGCTACGTGAACCTCTTCCGCGAGGTGCCGCTCAAGTCCGAACAGATCCCGCTGGTGAAGAACCTGCTCCGCAAGCGCCAGCACCTCCTCATAACCGAAACTGCCAGCTCCGAGCTTCTTACCCCCGAGTTCCGCGGCATGCTCCAGCACCTCACCCTGCTGGCCGTGCCGATGGTGGCTCGCAACCAGGTCATCGGCGCCGTGTTCATCGCCCGCTCCTCCCACTATCCCCCCTTCTCCGCCGAGGAGATCGCCATCATCCGCGAGATGGTCTCCCATGCGTCGCTGTCCGCCAGCCATATCAGGCTGTTCGACGAATCCCTGGACATGGCGGTGGAGATGGCGCGGCGGGTGGACGTAATCCTCACCCTGGACGAGATCAACAAGGCGATCTCGTCGTCCCTTTCCCCGACCACCATCATCGAAACCGCCATGGAACATATCGAGCGGATCATCCAGTGCGAACTGGTGGCCATGCTGGAGGAACAGCAGGGGAGCCTGGTGGTGATGACCGTCAGGGGGCGCGACATCATCATCCCTTCCGCCCTGCAGTCGGGCAAAAAGGTCAGGGGGCACTGCCTTGCCTGCACCGCCTTCCAGCACGGCGAGAGCTGCTACCTCCCCTCCCTGGCCGCGGAGCCCAACCTCTCCCCCATCGACCGCTCCCTGGCCGCGGCCGGGATACACTCCGCCCTGGCCATCCCTCTCGTTGCCAAGGGGATCACCAGGGGGGTGCTCCTCCTGGGAGATACCACGCCGGGTCAGTTCATGCGGGAGGACGCTTTCACCATCGAGAAGATCGCCGCCCAGATGGCGGTAGCCCTGGAAAATGCCCGCCACTACCAGCAGATGCGCACCCTGTTCATCAGCACCGTCACCAGCCTGGCCAATGCCATCGACGCCAAGTCCCCCTGGACCAAGGGGCATTCCGAGCGGGTGATGCAGGTCTCGGCCACCATTGCCCGCGAGCTGGGGTTGTCGGAAGAAGATGTGGAAAAGGTCAGGCTGGGTGGGCTTTTGCACGACATCGGCAAGATCGGCATCATCGAGGCGCTGCTGGAGAAGCCGGAACTCCTCTCCGAAGACGAGTTCCCCCCCATGCGGCTCCATCCGGAAAAAGGGGTGGCCATCCTCGCCCCCATCGAGCAGCTCCATGACGTGCTCCCCGGCATACAGTCCCACCACGAGCGGATCGACGGCACCGGCTATCCTCAGGGGTTACGCGGCACCGCCATCCCCCTGACCGCGCGGATCATTGCCGTGGCCGACTCCTTCGATGCCATGGTGTCCCAGCGGCCCTACAAGGGGGCGCTGTCACCCCACCAGGCGCTCAAGGAACTGGAAAAAGGGGCGGGAACCCAGTTCGATGCCCGCGTGGTCGCCTGTTTCTGCGGCTATATGCGGAGAAAGCTCCCCCCCGAGCAGGGGGAAAAACCGGCACGGAAGACTGCGGAAAAGAAACGGCCGAAACCGTAA
- a CDS encoding radical SAM protein has protein sequence MKRRPLPKLLYADAKGNIFDHPYLCMAGMNGTEPVLPETVELIPLPEDSRLFTIPQTPPIAWDERQRKFATVETVREGRRDMRIQAVSAFMAPGYVRTLLPACDYSRKKVHLPLWSYTAVGWDEETERFVVAATRVDTNENWLPRNYDDRLLDPLVRQRVAEFPGNRLLVQLARCAVDYHCFAAKNLFYRRWEAPIPTSPACNSRCLGCISLQPSDCCPSNHERISFVPTPEEICELMLPHLNEADEPIVSYGQGCEGDPIMQAETVAEATRRLKGATSRGTVNFNSNGSFPDRIRLLCDAGMDSFRFSLNSVREELYNAYYRPVQYRFDAVEESLKIAKEADRFTMINYLVSPGVTDHPDEVEKLLAFIGRTGVDMIQMRNLSIDPDFYNKRMGVKGRGIGMYRMMQRIKEAFPHIQYGYFNRTREKFFPEGFEKGWPID, from the coding sequence ATGAAACGACGCCCCCTCCCCAAACTCCTCTATGCCGATGCCAAAGGGAATATCTTCGACCATCCCTACCTCTGCATGGCCGGCATGAACGGCACCGAACCGGTGCTCCCCGAGACCGTGGAACTGATCCCGCTTCCGGAGGACAGCCGGCTCTTCACCATCCCCCAGACCCCGCCCATTGCCTGGGACGAGCGGCAGCGCAAGTTCGCCACGGTGGAGACGGTCCGCGAGGGACGGCGCGATATGCGCATCCAGGCGGTTTCCGCCTTCATGGCGCCGGGCTACGTTCGGACCCTGCTGCCAGCCTGCGATTACAGTCGGAAGAAGGTCCACCTCCCCTTGTGGTCCTACACCGCCGTGGGCTGGGACGAAGAGACGGAACGGTTCGTGGTGGCGGCGACCAGGGTGGACACCAACGAAAACTGGCTGCCGCGCAACTACGACGACCGCCTGCTCGACCCCCTGGTCCGGCAGCGGGTGGCAGAATTCCCCGGCAACCGCCTGCTGGTGCAGCTTGCCCGCTGCGCCGTCGACTACCACTGCTTTGCCGCCAAGAACCTTTTCTACCGCCGCTGGGAGGCCCCCATCCCCACCTCACCGGCCTGCAACTCACGCTGCCTCGGCTGCATCAGCCTGCAGCCGTCGGACTGTTGCCCCTCCAATCACGAGCGGATCAGCTTTGTCCCCACCCCGGAAGAGATCTGCGAGCTGATGTTGCCGCACCTGAACGAAGCGGACGAGCCGATCGTCTCCTACGGCCAGGGGTGCGAAGGGGACCCGATCATGCAGGCGGAGACCGTAGCCGAAGCGACCCGGCGGCTGAAGGGGGCCACCAGCCGCGGCACGGTCAACTTCAACTCCAACGGCTCCTTTCCCGACCGGATTCGACTGCTCTGCGACGCCGGCATGGACTCGTTCCGCTTCTCCCTCAACTCGGTGCGCGAGGAGCTCTACAATGCCTATTACCGGCCGGTGCAGTACCGCTTCGATGCAGTGGAGGAATCGCTGAAAATAGCGAAAGAGGCCGACCGCTTCACTATGATCAACTACCTGGTCTCCCCCGGCGTCACCGACCATCCCGACGAGGTGGAGAAGCTGCTCGCCTTTATCGGCCGGACCGGAGTGGACATGATCCAGATGCGCAACCTCTCCATCGATCCGGATTTCTACAACAAGAGAATGGGAGTCAAGGGGCGGGGGATCGGCATGTACCGGATGATGCAGAGGATCAAGGAGGCGTTCCCGCACATCCAGTACGGCTACTTTAACCGGACCAGGGAGAAATTCTTTCCGGAGGGGTTTGAGAAGGGGTGGCCGATCGACTGA
- a CDS encoding SDR family oxidoreductase, whose amino-acid sequence MGLLEGKKALIFGVANDKSIAWAIAEAFKREGADLAFAYANETVAKRVIPLAESVGAELVLPCDVRSDEDIASVFSQVRERWGGLDILVHSIAFANKEELKGSFLNTTREGFALALDVSAYSLIALAKEAAPLMEGRRGAILTLSYFGGQKVFPSYNVMGVAKAALEMSVRYLAEAVGQDGIRVNAISAGPLKTLAAAGVGGFNQIAGIVAEKAPLRRNITQEEVAGAALYLCSSLSCGVTGEVHFVDSGYNIIGL is encoded by the coding sequence ATGGGGCTTCTTGAGGGGAAAAAGGCGCTGATTTTCGGCGTTGCCAACGACAAAAGCATTGCCTGGGCCATTGCCGAGGCCTTTAAACGGGAAGGGGCCGATCTGGCCTTTGCCTATGCCAATGAAACCGTGGCCAAGCGGGTGATCCCTTTGGCCGAGAGCGTGGGAGCCGAACTGGTACTCCCCTGCGACGTCCGGAGCGACGAGGATATCGCTTCGGTGTTCAGTCAGGTGCGGGAGCGCTGGGGAGGGCTGGATATCCTGGTCCACTCCATCGCCTTTGCCAACAAGGAAGAACTGAAGGGATCGTTTCTCAACACCACCCGCGAAGGATTCGCCCTTGCTCTGGACGTCAGCGCTTATTCGCTGATCGCCCTGGCCAAGGAGGCGGCACCGCTCATGGAAGGCCGCCGGGGGGCGATCCTGACCCTTTCCTATTTCGGTGGCCAGAAGGTGTTCCCGAGCTACAATGTCATGGGGGTGGCCAAGGCGGCCCTTGAGATGAGCGTCCGCTACCTGGCCGAGGCTGTCGGCCAGGACGGCATCCGGGTCAATGCCATCTCTGCCGGTCCTCTCAAGACCCTGGCCGCTGCCGGGGTGGGGGGATTCAACCAGATCGCCGGCATTGTGGCGGAAAAGGCTCCACTTCGACGCAATATCACCCAGGAAGAGGTTGCCGGTGCGGCCCTTTACCTCTGCAGCTCCCTTTCCTGCGGGGTGACCGGCGAGGTGCATTTCGTCGATAGCGGTTACAATATCATCGGCCTGTAA